In the Hordeum vulgare subsp. vulgare chromosome 7H, MorexV3_pseudomolecules_assembly, whole genome shotgun sequence genome, one interval contains:
- the LOC123410014 gene encoding leucine-rich repeat receptor-like kinase protein FLORAL ORGAN NUMBER1 gives MPPPHLLTILLPLLLLLPAPSSGSPDRDIYALAKIKAALVPTPASSPTPPLADWDPAATSPAHCAFTGVTCDAATSRVVAINLTALPLHAGTLPPELALLDSLTNLTIAACSLPGRVPAGLPSLPSLRHLNLSNNNLSGPFPAGDGQTTLYFPSIEVLDCYNNNLSGPLPPFGAAHKAALRYLHLGGNYFSGPIPVAYGDVASLEYLGLNGNALSGRIPPDLARLGRLRSLYVGYFNQYDGGVPPEFGGLRSLVLLDMSSCNLTGPIPPELGKLKNLDTLFLLWNRLSGEIPPELGELQSLQLLDLSVNDLAGEIPATLAKLTNLRLLNLFRNHLRGGIPGFVADLPDLEVLQLWENNLTGSLPPGLGRNGRLRNLDVTTNHLTGTVPPDLCAGGRLEMLVLMDNAFFGPIPESLGACKTLVRVRLSKNFLSGAVPAGLFDLPQANMLELTDNLLTGGLPDVIGGGKIGMLLLGNNGIGGRIPPAIGNLPALQTLSLESNNFTGELPPEIGRLRNLSRLNVSGNHLTGAIPEELTRCSSLAAVDVSRNRLTGVIPESITSLKILCTLNVSRNALSGELPTEMSNMTSLTTLDVSYNALTGDVPMQGQFLVFNESSFVGNPGLCGGPLTGSSNDDACSSSSNHGGGGVLSLRRWDSKKMLVCLAAVFVSLVAAFLGGRKGCEAWREAARRRSGAWKMTVFQQRPGFSADDVVECLQEDNIIGKGGAGIVYHGVTRGGGAELAIKRLVGRGVGGDRGFSAEVGTLGRIRHRNIVRLLGFVSNRETNLLLYEYMPNGSLGEMLHGGKGGHLGWDARARVALEAARGLCYLHHDCAPRIIHRDVKSNNILLDSAFEAHVADFGLAKFLGGAAGASECMSAIAGSYGYIAPEYAYTLRVDEKSDVYSFGVVLLELITGRRPVGGFGDGVDIVHWVRKATAELPDTAAAVLAVADCRLSPEPVPLLVGLYDVAMACVEEASTDRPTMREVVHMLSQPALVAPTAVVDENTARPDDDLILSF, from the exons ATGCCGCCACCTCACCTGCTCACCAtcctcctacctctcctcctcctcctcccggccccTTCCTCCGGCTCCCCGGACCGCGACATCTACGCGCTCGCCAAGATCAAGGCCGCCCTCGTGCCCACCCCCGCATCCTCCCCGACGCCGCCGCTCGCCGACTGGGACCCGGCGGCGACATCCCCAGCCCACTGCGCATTCACCGGCGTCACATGCGACGCCGCCACCTCCCGCGTCGTCGCCATCAACCTCACCGCCCTCCCGCTCCACGCCGGCACGCTGcccccggagctcgccctcctcgACTCCCTAACCAACCTCACCATCGCCGCCTGCTCCCTCCCCGGCCGCGTCCCCGCGGGCCTCCCGTCCCTGCCATCCCTCCGCCACCTCAACCTCTCCAACAACAACCTCTCCGGCCCCTTCCCCGCCGGCGACGGACAGACAACGTTGTACTTCCCGTCCATCGAGGTCCTCGACTGCTACAACAACAACCTCTCCGGCCCGCTCCCGCCCTTCGGCGCCGCGCACAAGGCCGCGCTCCGCTACCTCCACCTCGGCGGGAACTACTTCTCCGGCCCCATCCCGGTGGCCTACGGCGACGTCGCCAGCCTCGAGTACCTCGGCCTCAACGGCAACGCGCTCTCCGGCAGGATCCCGCCGGACCTGGCCCGGCTGGGCCGGCTCCGGAGCCTCTACGTCGGCTACTTCAACCAGTACGACGGCGGCGTGCCGCCCGAGTTCGGCGGGCTGCGCAGCCTCGTGCTGCTCGACATGAGCAGCTGCAACCTCACCGGCCCCATCCCGCCCGAGCTCGGCAAGCTCAAGAACCTCGACACGCTCTTCCTCCTCTGGAACCGATTGTCTGGCGAGATTCCGCCCGAGCTGGGGGAGCTCCAGAGCCTCCAGTTGCTGGACCTGTCCGTCAACGACCTCGCCGGCGAGATACCGGCGACCCTGGCCAAGCTCACGAACCTCAGGCTGCTCAACCTGTTCCGGAACCACCTCCGCGGCGGGATACCAGGGTTCGTCGCCGACCTGCCGGACCTCGAGGTGCTGCAGCTCTGGGAGAACAACCTCACCGGCAGCCTCCCGCCGGGACTCGGGCGCAACGGCCGGCTCAGGAACCTCGACGTCACCACCAACCACCTCACCGGCACCGTGCCGCCGGACCTCTGCGCGGGCGGGAGGCTCGAGATGCTCGTGCTCATGGACAACGCCTTCTTCGGCCCCATCCCGGAGTCGCTGGGCGCGTGCAAGACGCTGGTGCGCGTCCGCCTCAGCAAGAACTTCCTCAGCGGCGCCGTGCCGGCCGGGCTCTTCGACCTGCCGCAGGCCAACATGCTCGAGCTCACCGACAACCTGCTCACGGGCGGCCTCCCCGACGTGATCGGCGGCGGCAAGATCGGCATGCTGCTGCTGGGGAATAACGGGATCGGCGGCAGGATTCCGCCGGCCATCGGCAACCTCCCCGCGCTGCAGACGCTCTCGCTCGAGTCCAACAACTTTACCGGCGAGCTGCCGCCGGAGATCGGCCGGCTCAGGAACCTGTCGAGGCTCAACGTGAGCGGGAACCATCTCACCGGTGCGATCCCGGAGGAGCTCACGCGCTGCTCGTCGCTCGCCGCCGTCGACGTCAGCCGCAACCGCCTGACCGGCGTGATACCGGAGAGCATCACGTCGCTGAAGATCCTGTGCACGCTGAACGTGTCGAGGAACGCGCTGTCCGGCGAGCTCCCGACGGAGATGTCCAACATGACGAGCCTGACCACGCTGGACGTGTCGTACAACGCGCTGACCGGCGACGTGCCGATGCAGGGCCAGTTCCTGGTGTTCAACGAGAGCTCGTTCGTGGGCAACCCCGGGCTGTGCGGCGGCCCGCTGACCGGCAGCAGCAACGACGACGCCTGCTCCTCGTCAAGCaaccacggcggcggcggcgtgctgTCGCTCCGTCGGTGGGACTCGAAGAAGATGCTGGTGTGCCTGGCGGCGGTGTTCGTGTCCCTCGTGGCGGCGTTCCTGGGCGGCCGCAAAGGGTGCGAGGCGTGGCGCGAGGCGGCGCGGCGTCGGTCGGGGGCGTGGAAGATGACGGTGTTCCAGCAGAGGCCGGGGTTCTCGGCGGACGACGTGGTGGAGTGCCTGCAGGAGGACAACATCATCGGCAAGGGCGGCGCCGGGATCGTGTACCACGGCGTGAcccgcggcggcggcgcggaGCTGGCGATCAAGCGGCTGGTGGGGCGCGGCGTGGGCGGCGACCGGGGGTTCTCGGCGGAGGTGGGCACGCTGGGGCGGATCCGGCACCGGAACATCGTGCGGCTGCTGGGGTTCGTGTCCAACCGCGAGACCAACCTGCTGCTGTACGAGTACATGCCCAACGGCTCGCTGGGGGAGATGCTCCACGGCGGCAAGGGCGGGCACCTCGGGTGGGACGCCCGCGCAAGGGTGGCGCTCGAGGCGGCGCGCGGCCTCTGCTACCTCCACCACGACTGCGCGCCGCGGATCATCCACCGCGACGTCAAGTCCAACAACATCCTCCTCGACTCCGCCTTCGAGGCCCACGTCGCCGACTTCGGCCTCGCCAAGTTCCTCGGCGGCGCCGCCGGCGCCTCCGAGTGCATGTCCGCCATCGCCGGCTCCTACGGCTACATCGCCCCAG AGTACGCTTACACGCTGCGGGTGGACGAGAAGAGCGACGTGTACAGCTTCGGCGTGGTGCTGCTGGAGCTCATCACAGGGCGGCGCCCCGTGGGCGGGTTCGGCGACGGTGTGGACATCGTGCACTGGGTCCGCAAGGCCACAGCGGAGCTCCCTGACACCGCTGCGGCTGTCCTCGCCGTCGCCGACTGCCGCCTCTCCCCTGAGCCCGTGCCGCTGCTGGTCGGGCTCTACGATGTTGCCATGGCCTGCGTCGAGGAGGCGAGCACCGACCGGCCAACCATGCGCGAGGTCGTGCACATGCTCTCGCAGCCCGCCCTTGTTGCTCCCACCGCCGTCGTCGATGAGAACACGGCCCGCCCCGACGACGACCTCATCCTCTCCTTCTGA